The Antennarius striatus isolate MH-2024 chromosome 23, ASM4005453v1, whole genome shotgun sequence genome has a segment encoding these proteins:
- the LOC137590407 gene encoding collagen alpha-1(XXV) chain isoform X8 encodes MVFPKINHGFLSADQQLIKRRLIKGDQGQAGPPGPPGPPGPPGPRGPPGDTGKDGPRGVPGQPGEAGQPGETGAVGPEGPGGPTGPIGLPGDPGIDGLKGEMGEQGEKGDMGEDGPKGDLGEKGDAGSSAAGIKGEPGEPGRSGHKGEPGLPGLPGLPGIKGEPGFLGPQGEPGLPGLPGTKGERGEHGPPGKGERGETGPFGPKGSQGEAGTPGPKGSKGDTGDKGDLGSIGPRGPPGHKGDQGATEIIDYNGNIQEALQKITTITVTGPPGPAGPMGPQGVKGDRGMPGLPGLDGERGYKGSKGDMGMPGASGDKGTTGLPGLPGVNGMKGDKGDSGLPGPQGPSISGPPGPLGPHGPPGPMGPHGFPGPKGEPGLHGMKGMRGEPGHKGDRGPLGLPGASGLDGKPGIRGTDGPPGPAGPAGPKGDIGERGAQGEPGPRGPYGLPGAAGTPGLDGLPGLRGEKGDVGERGEKGEKGKKGKKGPKGEKGEQGAPGLDAPCPLGPDGLPMPGCWQKGVTPWLVA; translated from the exons ATGGTCTTCCCTAAGATCAATCATGGCTTTCTTTCCGCTGACCAGCAGCTCATAAAGCGACGGCTCATTAAG GGAGATCAAGGCCAAGCAGGACCACCGGGGCCTCCGGGGCCACCGGGCCCACCTGGGCCCAGGGGGCCACCAGGGGACACAGGAAAAGATGGACCTCGAGGCGTACCGGGTCAGCCA GGGGAAGCGGGACAGCCTGGAGAGACGGGAGCCGTG GGGCCTGAAGGACCAGGGGGGCCGACg ggTCCAATCGGGCTTCCAGGAGATCCAGGCATCGACGGACTCAAG GGTGAAATGGGAGAGCAAGGTGAAAAG GGCGATATGGGCGAAGACGGACCGAAGGGCGACTTGGGAGAGAAG GGGGATGCAGGCTCCTCTGCAGCTGGCATCAAG GGTGAACCTGGAGAACCCGGACGAAGTGGACACAAG GGAGAGCCAGGACTACCAGGGCTGCCTGGACTCCCAGGGATAAAG GGCGAGCCCGGATTCCTCGGCCCCCAGGGAGAGCCAGGCCTCCCAGGACTCCCAGGAACTAAG GGTGAGAGAGGTGAACATGGCCCCCCAGGAAAGGGTGAAAGAGGAGAAACTGGACCATTTGGACCAAAG GGTTCACAAGGAGAGGCCGGTACACCCGGTCccaaagggtcaaag GGGGACACTGGAGATAAAGGAGACTTGGGATCCATCGGCCCGAGG GGCCCCCCAGGACACAAAGGAGACCAAGGAGCCACCGAAATCATCGACTACAACGGAAACATCCAGGAAGCTCTGCAG AAGATTACCACTATTACAGTGACG GGCCCTCCTGGACCAGCCGGGCCAATGGGACCACAAGGTGTGAAG GGGGATCGCGGTATGCCTGGTCTCCCTGGACTAGATGGAGAAAGA GGCTACAAAGGTTCCAAAGGAGACATGGGAATGCCCGGAGCGTCAGGGGACAAAGGGACCACAGGTTTACCTGGTCTACCT GGCGTGAATGGGATGAAAGGGGACAAGGGAGATTCGGGTCTACCTGGTCCTCAAGGTCCTTCG ATCAGCGGCCCTCCGGGACCCCTGGGGCCTCATGGACCCCCAGGACCCATG GGCCCTCATGGATTCCCTGGACCAAAG GGGGAGCCAGGTTTGCATGGTATGAAGGGTATGCGAGGGGAACCGGGACACAAAGGGGACCGCGGACCACTGGGTCTACCT GGAGCCTCCGGCTTGGACGGCAAGCCCGGAATTAGG GGTACTGACGGTCCCCCGGGTCCAGCTGGTCCGGCCGGTCCAAAAGGCGACATA GGTGAGAGGGGAGCGCAAGGCGAACCAGGACCAAGAGGACCTTACGGACTTCCT GGAGCTGCTGGAACGCCCGGCCTGGAT GGGTTGCCAGGCTTAAGGGGAGAGAAAGGCGACGTTGGGGAAAGAGGAGAAAAG GGGGAGAAGGGAAAGAAGGGCAAAAAAGGGCCTAAGGGCGAGAAAGGAGAACAGGGTGCCCCTGGATTAGATGCACCCTGCCCATTG
- the LOC137590407 gene encoding collagen alpha-1(XXV) chain isoform X9 — protein sequence MVFPKINHGFLSADQQLIKRRLIKGDQGQAGPPGPPGPPGPPGPRGPPGDTGKDGPRGVPGQPGEAGQPGETGAVGPEGPGGPTGPIGLPGDPGIDGLKGEMGEQGEKGDMGEDGPKGDLGEKGDAGSSAAGIKGEPGEPGRSGHKGEPGLPGLPGLPGIKGEPGFLGPQGEPGLPGLPGTKGERGEHGPPGKGERGETGPFGPKGSQGEAGTPGPKGSKGDTGDKGDLGSIGPRGPPGHKGDQGATEIIDYNGNIQEALQKITTITVTGPPGPAGPMGPQGVKGDRGMPGLPGLDGERGYKGSKGDMGMPGASGDKGTTGLPGLPGVNGMKGDKGDSGLPGPQGPSISGPPGPLGPHGPPGPMGPHGFPGPKGEPGLHGMKGMRGEPGHKGDRGPLGLPGASGLDGKPGIRGTDGPPGPAGPAGPKGDIGERGAQGEPGPRGPYGLPGAAGTPGLDGLPGLRGEKGDVGERGEKGFRGFKGEKGEPGQPGLDGLDAPCQLGPDGLPMPGCWQKGVTPWLVA from the exons ATGGTCTTCCCTAAGATCAATCATGGCTTTCTTTCCGCTGACCAGCAGCTCATAAAGCGACGGCTCATTAAG GGAGATCAAGGCCAAGCAGGACCACCGGGGCCTCCGGGGCCACCGGGCCCACCTGGGCCCAGGGGGCCACCAGGGGACACAGGAAAAGATGGACCTCGAGGCGTACCGGGTCAGCCA GGGGAAGCGGGACAGCCTGGAGAGACGGGAGCCGTG GGGCCTGAAGGACCAGGGGGGCCGACg ggTCCAATCGGGCTTCCAGGAGATCCAGGCATCGACGGACTCAAG GGTGAAATGGGAGAGCAAGGTGAAAAG GGCGATATGGGCGAAGACGGACCGAAGGGCGACTTGGGAGAGAAG GGGGATGCAGGCTCCTCTGCAGCTGGCATCAAG GGTGAACCTGGAGAACCCGGACGAAGTGGACACAAG GGAGAGCCAGGACTACCAGGGCTGCCTGGACTCCCAGGGATAAAG GGCGAGCCCGGATTCCTCGGCCCCCAGGGAGAGCCAGGCCTCCCAGGACTCCCAGGAACTAAG GGTGAGAGAGGTGAACATGGCCCCCCAGGAAAGGGTGAAAGAGGAGAAACTGGACCATTTGGACCAAAG GGTTCACAAGGAGAGGCCGGTACACCCGGTCccaaagggtcaaag GGGGACACTGGAGATAAAGGAGACTTGGGATCCATCGGCCCGAGG GGCCCCCCAGGACACAAAGGAGACCAAGGAGCCACCGAAATCATCGACTACAACGGAAACATCCAGGAAGCTCTGCAG AAGATTACCACTATTACAGTGACG GGCCCTCCTGGACCAGCCGGGCCAATGGGACCACAAGGTGTGAAG GGGGATCGCGGTATGCCTGGTCTCCCTGGACTAGATGGAGAAAGA GGCTACAAAGGTTCCAAAGGAGACATGGGAATGCCCGGAGCGTCAGGGGACAAAGGGACCACAGGTTTACCTGGTCTACCT GGCGTGAATGGGATGAAAGGGGACAAGGGAGATTCGGGTCTACCTGGTCCTCAAGGTCCTTCG ATCAGCGGCCCTCCGGGACCCCTGGGGCCTCATGGACCCCCAGGACCCATG GGCCCTCATGGATTCCCTGGACCAAAG GGGGAGCCAGGTTTGCATGGTATGAAGGGTATGCGAGGGGAACCGGGACACAAAGGGGACCGCGGACCACTGGGTCTACCT GGAGCCTCCGGCTTGGACGGCAAGCCCGGAATTAGG GGTACTGACGGTCCCCCGGGTCCAGCTGGTCCGGCCGGTCCAAAAGGCGACATA GGTGAGAGGGGAGCGCAAGGCGAACCAGGACCAAGAGGACCTTACGGACTTCCT GGAGCTGCTGGAACGCCCGGCCTGGAT GGGTTGCCAGGCTTAAGGGGAGAGAAAGGCGACGTTGGGGAAAGAGGAGAAAAG GGTTTCCGGGGATTTAAGGGTGAAAAGGGGGAACCAGGGCAGCCAGGTCTGGACGGGCTGGATGCCCCGTGCCAATTG